One Fusobacterium simiae DNA window includes the following coding sequences:
- a CDS encoding AAA family ATPase codes for MKFHKKILIKLYMKDNANYEDALKYLTEYLYKYYKQKVIVIIDEYDTPIVDSYYGLTEDEILKTLDYFNIEYKLDEVKDWYDGYKFGNKEIKDFFDKSFIGKFLRNKDTIKVTFDFYDKKVKVKNLLE; via the coding sequence ATGAAATTTCACAAGAAGATTTTAATAAAATTATATATGAAAGATAATGCTAACTATGAAGATGCTTTAAAATATTTAACAGAATATTTGTACAAATATTATAAGCAAAAAGTTATTGTAATTATTGATGAATATGATACTCCTATTGTAGATTCTTATTATGGTTTAACAGAAGATGAAATTTTAAAAACATTAGATTATTTTAATATAGAATATAAATTAGATGAAGTAAAAGATTGGTATGATGGATATAAGTTTGGAAATAAAGAAATTAAAGATTTTTTTGATAAAAGTTTTATAGGAAAATTTTTAAGAAATAAAGATACTATTAAAGTTACTTTTGACTTTTATGATAAGAAAGTAAAAGTTAAAAATTTATTAGAATAA
- a CDS encoding AAA family ATPase — protein MCPRRFGKTLNMSMLKYFFDIQQKEENRKLFNNLFIENSKYISEQGKYPIIFLSFKDLKAKNWENSIFKLKNQLKDLYKEFLYLKGSLDEISQEDFNKIIYER, from the coding sequence ATCTGTCCAAGAAGATTTGGAAAAACATTAAATATGTCTATGTTAAAATATTTTTTTGATATTCAACAAAAAGAAGAAAACAGAAAACTATTTAATAATCTATTTATAGAAAATTCTAAATATATAAGTGAACAAGGAAAGTATCCTATAATATTTCTTTCATTTAAAGATTTAAAAGCTAAGAACTGGGAAAATTCTATTTTTAAGCTAAAAAATCAATTAAAGGATTTATACAAAGAATTTCTTTATTTAAAAGGTAGTTTAGATGAAATTTCACAAGAAGATTTTAATAAAATTATATATGAAAGATAA